In one window of Flavobacterium ginsengisoli DNA:
- a CDS encoding phosphoribosylanthranilate isomerase, translated as MKLKICGMKYPENILEVGALLPDYMGFIFWEKSARYCNGNVPELIKTIKKVGVFVNQSQEEILEKVEKYNLQAVQLHGEESVEFCSALKEKLPKKIEIIKVFSADENFDFEIIKPFENVCDYFLFDTKGKLPGGNGTTFDWSILKKYNSKKPFFLSGGIGMNELKAIEEISKTKLPIYAVDVNSKFEIEPGLKNKNLFSNFKRKFDVANF; from the coding sequence ATGAAACTCAAAATATGCGGCATGAAATATCCAGAAAATATCCTCGAAGTAGGCGCGCTCCTACCCGATTATATGGGATTTATTTTCTGGGAAAAATCTGCTAGATATTGCAACGGGAATGTTCCCGAGTTGATCAAAACAATCAAAAAAGTGGGTGTTTTTGTCAACCAAAGTCAGGAAGAAATTCTGGAAAAAGTTGAAAAATACAATTTGCAAGCAGTTCAATTACACGGAGAAGAATCGGTTGAATTTTGTTCAGCTTTAAAGGAAAAACTTCCAAAGAAAATTGAAATTATCAAAGTATTTTCGGCCGATGAAAATTTTGATTTTGAGATTATAAAGCCTTTTGAAAATGTCTGCGATTATTTTCTGTTTGACACAAAAGGAAAACTTCCAGGCGGAAATGGAACAACTTTCGACTGGAGCATATTAAAAAAATACAATTCGAAAAAGCCTTTCTTTTTGAGCGGTGGCATCGGAATGAATGAATTAAAAGCCATTGAAGAAATTTCAAAAACAAAACTACCAATTTACGCAGTCGATGTAAACAGTAAATTTGAAATCGAACCAGGGCTGAAAAATAAAAATCTATTTAGCAATTTCAAACGCAAATTTGATGTTGCCAACTTTTAA
- the trpC gene encoding indole-3-glycerol phosphate synthase TrpC, translating into MNILDKIIIDKKREVILKKSIIPVSQLEASVFFGKQTISLSQKLKESNSGIIAEHKRRSPSKSIINNNFTVEEVVKGYETAGACGISVLTDGKYFGGSLDDLLLARASVNIPLLRKEFIVDEYQILEAKAHGADLILLIVAVLTREEIKSLSEFAKSLGLEVLLEVHNQEELEKSIMPTLDMIGVNNRNLKTFEVSLDFSKELASQIPNDFVKVSESGISSIEAIQELKPYGYKGFLIGENFMKTDNAGLATTEFISKI; encoded by the coding sequence ATGAATATTTTAGATAAAATAATAATAGACAAAAAAAGAGAAGTGATTTTGAAGAAATCGATTATTCCGGTTTCACAATTGGAAGCTTCAGTATTTTTTGGAAAACAGACGATTTCTCTTAGTCAGAAATTAAAAGAAAGTAATTCTGGAATTATTGCAGAACACAAACGCCGTTCTCCTTCAAAATCAATCATCAACAATAATTTTACAGTTGAAGAAGTAGTTAAAGGTTATGAAACTGCTGGCGCATGCGGAATCTCCGTTTTAACTGACGGAAAATACTTTGGCGGTTCTCTAGACGATTTACTTCTGGCAAGAGCTTCAGTAAATATTCCGCTTTTACGAAAAGAATTTATTGTAGACGAATATCAGATTCTAGAAGCAAAAGCTCACGGAGCCGATTTAATTTTATTAATCGTTGCCGTTTTAACGCGTGAAGAAATTAAATCTTTATCTGAATTTGCAAAAAGTTTAGGTTTAGAAGTTCTTTTAGAAGTTCACAATCAAGAAGAACTAGAAAAATCAATTATGCCAACTTTAGATATGATTGGCGTAAACAATAGAAACCTAAAAACGTTTGAAGTAAGCTTAGATTTCAGTAAAGAATTGGCATCTCAAATTCCAAACGATTTTGTAAAAGTTTCTGAAAGCGGTATTTCATCAATTGAAGCCATTCAAGAACTTAAACCATACGGTTACAAAGGTTTCCTAATTGGAGAAAACTTCATGAAAACTGATAATGCTGGATTAGCGACGACGGAATTTATTAGTAAGATATAA
- a CDS encoding anthranilate synthase component II, with amino-acid sequence MKKILVIDNYDSFTYNLVHYLEDLNCEVTVYRNDEFDIDEIASFEKILLSPGPGIPDEAGLLKAVIEKYSPTKSILGVCLGQQAIGEVFGGTLSNLDKVYHGVATNVKTLVDDEILFEGLGNEFEVGRYHSWVVDNNLPEDLEATSVDENGQIMSLRHKNYDVRGVQFHPESVLTPNGKRILENWINS; translated from the coding sequence ATGAAAAAGATTTTAGTTATAGACAATTACGATAGTTTCACTTACAATTTAGTGCACTATTTAGAAGATTTAAACTGCGAAGTTACTGTTTACAGAAACGACGAATTTGATATTGATGAAATTGCATCTTTCGAAAAAATATTACTTTCTCCAGGACCTGGAATTCCAGATGAAGCTGGTTTGTTAAAAGCAGTAATCGAAAAATATAGTCCAACAAAAAGTATTCTTGGCGTTTGTTTAGGACAACAGGCAATTGGAGAAGTTTTTGGCGGAACACTTTCTAACCTTGATAAAGTATATCACGGAGTTGCAACAAACGTAAAAACTTTAGTAGACGACGAAATTTTATTTGAAGGTTTAGGAAACGAGTTCGAAGTTGGAAGATACCATTCGTGGGTAGTTGATAATAATTTACCCGAAGATTTAGAAGCAACTTCGGTAGATGAAAACGGACAAATTATGTCTTTACGTCACAAAAATTATGATGTAAGAGGCGTTCAATTTCACCCAGAAAGCGTTTTAACACCAAACGGAAAAAGGATTTTAGAGAATTGGATTAACAGCTAG
- a CDS encoding NAD(P)H-dependent oxidoreductase: MSNFLDNQNWRYAVKQYDASKKISEADLNTLKEAVRLSASSYGLQPYKVVIVENPELREKLKGAAWGQTQITDASHLFIFANDLSLDAGSVDKYISNISEVRGVPTEALGGFSDMMKNVISNLSEDAKHIWTAKQTYLALGNLLNAVADLKIDATPMEGFNAAQFNEILGFDKLGLNASVIATVGYRHDDDKSQHHKKVRKSHEELFITL; this comes from the coding sequence ATGAGCAATTTCTTAGACAATCAAAATTGGAGATACGCAGTTAAACAATATGATGCTTCAAAAAAGATATCAGAAGCTGATTTAAATACATTAAAAGAAGCGGTTAGATTAAGCGCTTCTTCATACGGATTACAACCTTACAAAGTAGTTATTGTTGAAAATCCAGAATTGAGAGAAAAATTAAAAGGTGCAGCTTGGGGGCAAACTCAAATTACTGATGCTTCTCACCTATTCATTTTTGCAAACGACTTAAGTCTTGATGCAGGTTCTGTTGACAAATACATCAGCAACATCAGTGAAGTAAGAGGTGTTCCTACAGAAGCTTTAGGCGGATTTAGCGATATGATGAAAAATGTAATTTCAAATTTATCTGAAGATGCAAAACACATCTGGACTGCAAAACAAACTTACTTAGCTTTGGGGAACTTATTAAATGCAGTTGCTGACTTAAAAATTGATGCAACACCAATGGAAGGTTTCAATGCGGCTCAATTTAATGAAATCTTAGGTTTCGATAAATTAGGCCTAAATGCTTCAGTTATTGCAACTGTAGGTTACAGACATGATGACGACAAATCTCAGCATCACAAAAAAGTTAGAAAATCACACGAAGAATTATTTATCACTCTATAA
- a CDS encoding MarR family winged helix-turn-helix transcriptional regulator, which produces MTIEEVIKSTVKMDNAKKVILNIMYTQNVIQDHFNELIKPYDLSGEQYNVLRILRGQKGKPANMCVIQERMLAKTSNTTRLVDKLLLKDFVTRNVCPDNRRKIEVSITQKGLDVLKELDPKVDEHEQTFANNLKPEELVFLNQLLEKYRTNK; this is translated from the coding sequence ATGACAATTGAAGAGGTTATTAAGAGTACGGTTAAGATGGATAATGCGAAAAAAGTTATTCTGAATATCATGTACACGCAAAATGTGATTCAGGATCATTTCAACGAGTTGATCAAACCGTATGATTTATCTGGAGAACAGTATAATGTGTTACGTATATTAAGAGGACAAAAAGGAAAACCTGCTAATATGTGCGTGATACAAGAGAGAATGCTTGCTAAAACGAGCAACACAACACGTTTGGTAGATAAACTATTATTAAAGGATTTTGTAACGCGAAATGTCTGTCCTGATAATCGAAGAAAAATTGAAGTTTCGATTACACAAAAAGGATTAGATGTATTGAAAGAACTAGATCCAAAAGTAGATGAGCATGAGCAAACATTTGCAAATAATTTAAAACCAGAAGAATTGGTTTTCCTAAATCAACTATTAGAAAAATATAGAACCAACAAATAA
- a CDS encoding GNAT family N-acetyltransferase — MNSTEQLVLRKAVLSEVPAIWEILQDAIEQRRLDGSTQWQDGYPNELSIKNDIENGYGYVFTEDESILAYAAIIFDKEPAYENIEGKWLTDGNYTVVHRVAVSKLAKGKGIATKLFESIESLSVENKIYSIKVDTNFDNTPMLKILDRLKYTYCGEVYFRGSARKAFEKRLI; from the coding sequence ATGAATTCTACAGAACAGTTAGTATTACGAAAAGCAGTTCTTTCTGAAGTACCTGCAATTTGGGAAATACTGCAAGATGCAATTGAACAAAGACGATTAGACGGAAGCACGCAGTGGCAAGATGGTTATCCGAACGAACTTTCTATTAAAAATGATATCGAAAATGGTTATGGATATGTTTTTACAGAGGACGAATCCATTCTGGCTTATGCGGCTATTATTTTTGATAAAGAACCTGCTTACGAAAATATCGAAGGCAAATGGCTTACTGATGGCAATTATACTGTTGTGCATCGTGTAGCCGTTTCGAAATTGGCAAAAGGAAAAGGAATTGCAACCAAACTATTTGAGAGCATCGAAAGTTTATCTGTCGAAAATAAAATTTACAGTATAAAAGTAGACACAAACTTCGATAATACTCCGATGTTGAAAATTTTAGACAGACTAAAATATACGTATTGCGGAGAAGTCTATTTTAGAGGCTCTGCAAGAAAAGCATTTGAAAAACGATTGATCTAA
- a CDS encoding DUF6691 family protein — MNLENKNIDSEGINASQKKETALGNLKYLVVGIFFGIVFVKAEIISWFRIQEMFNLESFHMYGVIGCAVVVGLISVQLIKKFNIKTLDGEKIEIQPKTFNKGQIYGGLLFGFGWAITGACPGPLFAQIGTGATVIVVTLLSAIAGTWVYGLIKDKLPH; from the coding sequence ATGAATTTAGAAAATAAAAATATAGACAGCGAAGGAATCAACGCAAGCCAGAAAAAAGAAACTGCATTGGGAAATCTTAAGTATTTAGTCGTTGGTATCTTTTTCGGAATTGTATTCGTAAAAGCAGAAATCATCAGCTGGTTTCGTATTCAAGAGATGTTCAATCTAGAGTCATTTCACATGTATGGCGTAATTGGATGCGCTGTCGTAGTTGGATTAATATCGGTACAATTGATTAAAAAATTCAACATCAAAACTCTTGATGGCGAAAAAATCGAAATCCAACCAAAGACTTTTAATAAAGGACAAATTTACGGTGGCTTATTATTCGGTTTCGGATGGGCTATTACTGGAGCTTGTCCAGGTCCGCTTTTTGCTCAAATTGGCACAGGCGCCACTGTAATTGTAGTTACTTTATTAAGTGCAATTGCTGGAACTTGGGTTTACGGTTTGATTAAAGATAAATTGCCTCATTAA
- a CDS encoding YeeE/YedE family protein, whose amino-acid sequence MLEIIKEPWPWYVAGPLIGLTVPILLIIGNKSFGISSSLRHICAACIPANISFFKYDWKKESWNLFFVLGIFLGGFITAHFLSNPNPIEIAPELSEKLATYGITDHSGLVPAQLFSWESLLTFRGFIMIVVGGFLVGFGTRYAGGCTSGHAIMGLSNLQWPSLVATICFMIGGFVMALLILPYILSL is encoded by the coding sequence ATGCTAGAAATAATAAAAGAACCATGGCCTTGGTACGTTGCAGGCCCTTTGATTGGATTAACTGTTCCAATTTTATTAATTATTGGGAATAAATCTTTCGGGATTAGTTCTTCACTTCGTCATATTTGTGCGGCTTGTATTCCCGCGAATATTTCATTTTTTAAATACGACTGGAAAAAAGAAAGCTGGAATTTATTCTTTGTTTTAGGAATATTTCTAGGCGGTTTTATCACTGCTCATTTTTTATCGAATCCAAATCCGATAGAGATTGCTCCTGAATTATCAGAGAAATTAGCAACTTACGGAATCACAGATCATAGTGGTTTGGTTCCTGCACAATTATTTTCTTGGGAAAGTTTACTAACGTTTCGCGGATTTATCATGATTGTTGTCGGCGGATTTTTAGTTGGCTTCGGAACTCGTTACGCTGGCGGATGCACAAGCGGACACGCGATTATGGGATTATCAAACTTACAATGGCCATCATTGGTAGCTACTATCTGTTTTATGATTGGTGGTTTTGTAATGGCACTTTTGATTTTACCATATATTCTTTCACTTTAA
- a CDS encoding HD domain-containing protein: MNTQDLIDQIAFIKEIDKVKYIQRKTKLFNSDRCENDAEHSWHLALMAIVLAEHSNEPIDVLKVVKMVLIHDIVEIDAGDVFIYDTVKSHDNTDEERLAANRIFGLLPEKQAKELIAIWEEFEAGETNEAKFARSMDRLEPLLQNTSNNGGTWKEFGVKYDKVYEKKSVIKNGSESLWNYAEGLINESVEKGILEK, translated from the coding sequence ATGAACACACAGGACTTAATAGATCAAATTGCTTTTATAAAAGAAATTGATAAAGTAAAATACATTCAGCGCAAGACAAAATTGTTCAATAGCGACCGATGCGAAAATGATGCAGAACACAGCTGGCATTTGGCTTTAATGGCAATTGTTTTGGCAGAACATTCCAATGAACCGATTGATGTTTTGAAAGTCGTAAAAATGGTTTTGATCCATGATATTGTCGAAATTGACGCAGGCGACGTTTTTATTTATGATACCGTAAAAAGTCATGACAATACAGATGAAGAACGTTTAGCCGCCAATAGAATTTTTGGATTACTGCCAGAAAAACAAGCCAAAGAGTTAATTGCTATTTGGGAAGAATTTGAAGCGGGAGAAACCAACGAAGCCAAATTTGCAAGATCTATGGACAGATTAGAGCCTTTGTTGCAAAACACATCAAACAACGGCGGAACTTGGAAAGAGTTCGGTGTGAAATACGATAAAGTTTACGAAAAGAAAAGTGTTATTAAAAATGGTTCGGAATCTTTATGGAATTATGCTGAAGGTTTGATTAATGAAAGTGTAGAAAAAGGAATTTTGGAGAAATAG
- the cydB gene encoding cytochrome d ubiquinol oxidase subunit II — translation MEFFWYVVLMGILAVYLVLDGYDFGAGIIHLFFADTEKDKKAITNAIGPFWDANEVWLIAAGGVLFFAFPTLYASSFSGFYLPLIMILWLLIFRAIGLEMRGQIHNHMWESIWDKVFGIASLLLALFFGIALGNIVRGVNLGMVQNGVSTQEAHFFFLPLWNPTFSPQADELGIIDWFTLFLGIVSVVALTIHGANWIIYKTNSALNPKLKNVIFRLNFVLLILVFISLGIWHFIEPKPFHNFVENPILWFFPLITFAGIAGLFKVRSFKKDGHGFIFSTLFLVGGFASTAVSIFPNVLPSTNKVNPSLTIYNTAAHEYGLNAGLSWFFVALFLVIIYFIIQYRVFSGKMDDIGYGEH, via the coding sequence ATGGAATTTTTTTGGTACGTAGTTTTAATGGGAATTCTGGCCGTTTATCTGGTTTTGGACGGTTACGATTTTGGTGCAGGAATTATTCATTTATTTTTTGCTGATACAGAAAAAGATAAAAAGGCAATTACCAATGCCATTGGTCCCTTTTGGGATGCCAATGAAGTTTGGCTGATTGCAGCGGGAGGCGTTTTGTTTTTTGCTTTTCCGACTTTATATGCATCATCTTTCAGCGGATTTTATTTGCCTCTGATTATGATTTTATGGCTTTTGATTTTCCGCGCGATCGGATTAGAAATGCGCGGACAAATTCACAATCATATGTGGGAAAGCATTTGGGATAAAGTTTTCGGAATCGCGAGTCTGCTTTTGGCTCTTTTCTTTGGAATTGCTTTAGGAAACATCGTTCGCGGTGTGAATCTCGGAATGGTTCAAAACGGAGTTTCTACGCAAGAAGCGCATTTTTTCTTTTTGCCTTTATGGAATCCTACTTTTAGTCCGCAAGCAGATGAATTGGGAATTATTGACTGGTTTACACTTTTCTTAGGAATTGTGAGTGTTGTGGCATTAACGATTCATGGTGCAAACTGGATTATTTATAAAACGAATTCGGCGCTGAATCCGAAATTGAAAAATGTAATCTTTAGACTTAACTTTGTTCTGTTGATTTTAGTCTTTATTTCTTTGGGAATTTGGCACTTTATCGAACCGAAACCCTTTCATAATTTCGTTGAAAATCCAATTCTGTGGTTTTTTCCTTTAATAACTTTTGCCGGAATTGCAGGATTATTCAAAGTTCGGTCCTTCAAAAAAGACGGTCACGGATTTATTTTTTCAACTTTATTCTTAGTTGGCGGATTTGCCTCGACTGCGGTTTCAATTTTTCCGAATGTTTTGCCTTCAACCAATAAAGTGAATCCGTCTTTAACGATTTATAACACGGCCGCTCACGAATACGGATTGAATGCTGGATTAAGCTGGTTTTTTGTGGCTTTGTTTCTTGTGATTATTTATTTCATTATTCAATATCGCGTTTTCAGCGGAAAGATGGATGATATTGGGTATGGAGAACATTGA